The Acutalibacter muris genomic sequence GCGGCCTTCCCGCTCCCTCGGCCTGCGCCGGGGCCGTGTTATTGCTCCGTGCGGCCTGCCCAGCTTCCTGGGCGGTCTTTTCCTGTTTTCTGATCGCCATTTTATCCTCCTAATCTTCATGTACGCGCTCCGCCCAATCCGCGATAATCTTGGCCACATACTCATACTGCTGGGCGGGGGAGAGGCCGGTCAAGACCTCGAACGCCCGCTGGCTCTGAGGGCTGTTCTCAGCCAGGTGCATGGCCTGTACCAGCAGCTTGATCATCTGGGGCGGTTCGGTGGAGCAGTTATCACATATGCGCTCCCGCTTGACCTGCGCACAGTCATCACCCACCACGGCGAAACTGACCACATCGCCGCGGGCCATGCCGATGGCGTCACGCACCTCCTGCGGAATGGTCACCCGGCCTCTTTTGCCGAGTATTCTCAAAGTCTTTTCTTCTACTTCCATATATAATTCCTTTCTACCGGGGCGAACCCGGTTAATGATATCTGATCCGGTACCACCAGCGAGGTGTCATAGTTGGAGATGAGCAGCTCCTGATACATATTCCCCGGGTCGTACCGTTGGGCCATGTTGTTGATGCGCTCGATTTTCTCGATGTAGATGCCCGGCACACTGTAAAGTGCCCGGATGGTGTCACAGTCGTTGTAGGACAAGAGCCACAGAGCTTTCGTCCCCAGCAGGATATCCGCCAGCAGCATATGGTCTTTGAACCCAAACAGGTTGCCGTAGTAGTCCTCGGTGAGAACATAGGGCGGGTCGAGGTAGAAAATCGTTTCATCGCTGTCATGGGTCTTGATGAGCCGCTCGTAGCTCATGTGTTCCACAACGACATACTGGAACCGCTCCGCGACTGCGTCTATCAAGGGAAAAGCGGCCCATGTTGACCGGGGACTCCCTCCAAAAGATGTGCCGCCGCCACCGTAGCTCTGCTTGATAAGCTGAAAAAAGTCCCGCGCCCACAGGACAGGGTCCTTGTTATGGCCCTGCGCGAGCCTTGCTTTGACGGTATCGAAATCCTCCCGAGAGTTGAGGATGTAACGCAGAGCGGCCTGCAGCTCCTTGGGGTGCTCACGCACCATGCGGAAGAGGTTGACGAGATTGGAGTTGAAGTCGTTGTAGACTTCCTTGACCGAGCGCTCCTTGTTCAGCAGGACGGAGGCCCCGCCGCCGAACACCTCCACATAGGTGCGCTCGCGGAAGTCTGCCGGGAACCGGCTGATGATTGACCTGCACAGGGCCTGTTTCCCGCCTACCCACGGAATCAAAGATTGGATTTTACCATCCCCCTTCAAATGATGATATGAATTATAATTGGGCGGGCCTCTGACCATTTTCCTGTTCACTCCTTCTTGTGGGGAATTATAGGGTGCTTGACCCTGTCTTTTTCCTCGGCGCGCTTGGCGTTGTTCCAGCCGTCTATCGTGCCGGTAAGGTAACCGGTGATGCGCCGGATTCGCTCAAAATCCCGGCCCTCACCAATGGTTTTCTTAGGTTTACGTTTCATAGCGATTGCTCCTGCTGGCCGGTTTCCACGTCCATCTCTTGCCCGATGACGGCGAAATCGTCCTCAAATGGCATAAGGCTCAGCGACCTGCCGTTGTCCCACTTCATGAGCAGGCTCGGCTGGTCGTCTACGCCGATAACGGTTCCGCAAAGCCCAGCAGGCATATCGCGCTCAACGTTGCACAGGCTGTTCAGCCGGATTCGCGTACCCACAGGATACCGCCTTTTGACCATCTCAACCTTATTCCTGTCGAAGTTCATCTTGATTTCTCCCTTCTGTAAAAAGCAGCCGGTTCGCCGCACTCAGGCCGTAACCGCGTATCAGCATGGCCGTCTGTATCACCAGAAAGTACCGGGGTGACAGCAGGCTGGGGTCGGCCAACTCCGCGAGGGCCACCGTCCTGCTACCGGTCACGATGTCCCTGGCCAGCGCGTAGCAGACGTATGCCATAGCGTCTAACCTCCGGGGTTTCATGGCGGCGATGTCGATCTCATTGGCGCCGATGTGATTCTCGGCCTGGTGCCACAGCCGGGTATCGGCTGTCAACAAAAAAAGGGCCGCGGCAAATTTTCTGCTGCAGCCCTTGTGATATCTTATTTCTTTCTCAAACAGCACTCCGTGATTATCGTTGCGGAAGATCAATTTACATCCCACCCATATCCATATTTTTTTCCGGCTTTGGCGGCGGCCCGGCTTGTCTAGCCTCGATGATCTCCGGGTCATTGTAGTTCCAGTTGCCTTCATAGATAAACTCCCCGCTGCTGTGCATATAGCGCTCGTACAGCCGTGGAAAGTAGTCAGTTATCTCCTCGCCCTCATAGGGGTAATTGATGCCCTCACCGTAGTCAATGTCAGCTTTCAGCGCCTCGATCATCTTTTCGTATGCGGCCCTGTCCGTATGGTCATAGGCGCTCTTGCCGGTCAGTTCCTCCAGCGCACTGTCCCCGGCGTATGTGAATGACTCGAACCAGTAACCGTCGCCTGGGTCTAAGTCAGCAAGAGAATCCGGATCCTTGAGATCTGAGAAGTACGCCTCTTTGCCCTGTGAAATGAGCCAGGCCCGGAAGTCGATGAAACTGTCGTCCGTAGCAAGGCCCATGAGCTCGGAGGCACTCCAAAGGCCGTATTTGTAGGCCAAGTCCTCGTAGGCGTGGACGATGTCATGGAAGTCCTGGGCGTACTCAGAGCCGAGCTCTTTGAGGCGGGCTTTGAGCATATCCATGTACTTTTCCTGGTCTTGACCGCAGGCGGCCTTGACCTCTGCAATGAGGTTCCAGAAACCGTCCTTGCTCATGACCTTGCAGCCAGGGATTATTTGCTCATCTGGGTTTGCCATTCTTGCTGCCTCCCTTCTTCTTATTGTTCCGCTCCATGTCCTTGCGGATGGTTTCGGCCTCCGGCGGGTCACGCTGGAAGCCAGGTACCTGCTTCATGAAGCTCTCATAGGCCCTGTCGACCTTGTTGCTTGTAAAGTTTGGCACTTTACACACCTCTTTTCCTGAAATAGAAAAAGGCCAGGAATTTCTTCCTGGCCCTCTCAAATCTTTTTTATTAACTTTTCTTTGCCACGGCTCTCTTTCTTAACCACGCCGGTTCGAATCTCGCCAATAGGGGGTGGCATCCCCAAAAACACGTCACGCCGTGACGGTCGTTTTTTTGCCCTTTGAACGCCGAAAAACCGCGCTGTTGCGCGGTTTTTCGGTGGTGGCATCTGTTAAGATGTGTAAACATGGTCCGAGTGGCGAGACTTGAACTCACGGCCTCTTGACCCCCAGTCAAGCGCGCTACCAACTGCGCCACACCCGGATGACTTTTATATTATATCTCATTTCGTGCCAAAATGCAAGAGTTTTTTTTACTTTTTTTAATTTTCACAGATTGTCCTCAAAAGGGATACCGAACATACTGCTGTCAAGGAGTGCCCTTCGGCAAGGTTCGTCGATGAAGTTATATTGTGTGTAGTCAATTTTTAGAGTAGGGCCGCCTTTACCCTGTGAGAAATCAACCTTGTGGTATTCCATTTTCAGATAAAACATTTTCTTTGTTCCTATATAA encodes the following:
- a CDS encoding AbrB/MazE/SpoVT family DNA-binding domain-containing protein, whose product is MEVEEKTLRILGKRGRVTIPQEVRDAIGMARGDVVSFAVVGDDCAQVKRERICDNCSTEPPQMIKLLVQAMHLAENSPQSQRAFEVLTGLSPAQQYEYVAKIIADWAERVHED
- a CDS encoding DNA adenine methylase, which produces MIPWVGGKQALCRSIISRFPADFRERTYVEVFGGGASVLLNKERSVKEVYNDFNSNLVNLFRMVREHPKELQAALRYILNSREDFDTVKARLAQGHNKDPVLWARDFFQLIKQSYGGGGTSFGGSPRSTWAAFPLIDAVAERFQYVVVEHMSYERLIKTHDSDETIFYLDPPYVLTEDYYGNLFGFKDHMLLADILLGTKALWLLSYNDCDTIRALYSVPGIYIEKIERINNMAQRYDPGNMYQELLISNYDTSLVVPDQISLTGFAPVERNYIWK
- a CDS encoding DUF4314 domain-containing protein, producing MNFDRNKVEMVKRRYPVGTRIRLNSLCNVERDMPAGLCGTVIGVDDQPSLLMKWDNGRSLSLMPFEDDFAVIGQEMDVETGQQEQSL
- a CDS encoding DUF4240 domain-containing protein, which gives rise to MANPDEQIIPGCKVMSKDGFWNLIAEVKAACGQDQEKYMDMLKARLKELGSEYAQDFHDIVHAYEDLAYKYGLWSASELMGLATDDSFIDFRAWLISQGKEAYFSDLKDPDSLADLDPGDGYWFESFTYAGDSALEELTGKSAYDHTDRAAYEKMIEALKADIDYGEGINYPYEGEEITDYFPRLYERYMHSSGEFIYEGNWNYNDPEIIEARQAGPPPKPEKNMDMGGM
- a CDS encoding DUF6544 family protein; amino-acid sequence: MAAANAPCERPCSSVNELFTEKDFSHLPTAIQRYIENCGYIGTKKMFYLKMEYHKVDFSQGKGGPTLKIDYTQYNFIDEPCRRALLDSSMFGIPFEDNL